One genomic segment of Hugenholtzia roseola DSM 9546 includes these proteins:
- a CDS encoding sigma-70 family RNA polymerase sigma factor: MDTNTLYALLEKERQDLVMQHLYGMRLDFHKAMSFYFKQLEQTQEIDDIFTETLIHFMDKVIEGEIILENDSILFYLRGIAINLIKKNYKKRSKEFAAAEIFTYLCEDSEWELSFVRERSRLMDYLEHCLQDLGQRYQMLIRAIFYEELSVEDLIKRFDYANAESVYRAKYKALLKLKERLKNYPK, translated from the coding sequence ATGGACACAAATACACTTTACGCACTCCTTGAAAAAGAGCGACAAGACTTGGTTATGCAGCACCTCTACGGCATGCGCCTCGATTTTCACAAGGCTATGAGCTTTTATTTCAAGCAGTTGGAGCAGACACAGGAAATAGACGACATTTTCACCGAAACGCTCATTCATTTTATGGACAAAGTGATAGAAGGTGAGATTATACTTGAAAATGATTCCATTCTTTTTTATTTGAGAGGGATAGCGATAAATTTGATTAAGAAAAATTACAAAAAAAGAAGCAAGGAATTTGCAGCCGCCGAAATTTTTACATATCTTTGTGAAGATAGTGAATGGGAACTCTCTTTTGTCAGGGAGCGAAGTAGGCTCATGGACTATTTGGAACATTGTTTGCAAGACTTGGGGCAGCGTTATCAAATGCTAATACGTGCCATTTTCTATGAAGAATTAAGCGTCGAGGATTTGATAAAGCGGTTCGACTATGCAAATGCCGAAAGCGTGTATCGTGCCAAATACAAGGCACTTTTAAAACTTAAAGAAAGGCTCAAAAACTATCCGAAGTAG